The following coding sequences lie in one Xanthomonas hyacinthi genomic window:
- a CDS encoding DUF885 domain-containing protein: protein MSPNSRLRAPLLLAMLCALAGQGVATAAEPARPAAAAASSDAGARFKALYLREWTWRQQQSAGADGEDSQGEAADHLPKVDPATQDQRTAYWQQALRELEAIDPAQLSAQDQVNYQVYRQQLQVLLDQQRFRAWEMPFNSDSAFWSDLGFTARSTLHSREDYQRYLGQLADIPRYFDEQIGNMRAGLARGFAQPKVTLDGRTESIAEVAQAQGEDNLFYAPFKQMPATIPAAVQAQLRAQAQAAIAKQVAPAYAKLLRFMREDYLPKTRPALAIESVPDGAAYYRAQIREYTTLDMTPEQIHAVGLKEVARLRKEMDQTIADSGFKTPAGQQTFPAFLNYLRTDPRFYAKTPEELLKDAAWIAKRVDAKVGDYIGRLPRRRFAIEPVPAELAPFYTGGRGGPGIYLVNTYDLPSRPLYNLTALTLHESSPGHALQMPLAAEQDNLPDFRRYTFISAYGEGWAVYSEYLGQEMGLYDTPYDRFGYLTYQMWRACRLVIDTGIHHYGWTRAQAQAYLRDNTALSEHEVTTEVDRYIAWPGQALSYYLGELKIIELRRKAEAALGEKFDIRAFHDAILETGSVPLPVLEQRIDRFIAEGGKSPWAQEASKQ, encoded by the coding sequence ATGAGCCCGAACTCCCGACTCCGAGCGCCGCTGCTGCTGGCCATGCTGTGCGCGCTGGCAGGGCAGGGCGTGGCCACTGCCGCCGAACCCGCGCGACCGGCGGCCGCCGCGGCGAGCAGCGACGCCGGCGCACGCTTCAAGGCGCTGTACCTGCGCGAGTGGACATGGCGCCAGCAGCAGTCCGCCGGCGCCGACGGCGAAGACAGCCAGGGCGAGGCCGCCGACCATTTGCCGAAGGTGGATCCGGCCACGCAGGACCAGCGCACCGCTTACTGGCAGCAGGCGCTGCGCGAACTGGAGGCGATCGACCCGGCGCAGCTGTCGGCGCAGGACCAGGTGAACTACCAGGTCTACCGGCAGCAGTTGCAGGTGCTGCTCGACCAGCAGCGTTTCCGCGCCTGGGAGATGCCGTTCAACAGCGACAGCGCGTTCTGGAGCGACCTGGGCTTCACCGCGCGCAGCACCCTGCACAGCCGCGAGGACTACCAGCGCTACCTCGGCCAGCTGGCCGACATTCCGCGCTATTTCGACGAGCAGATCGGCAACATGCGCGCCGGCCTGGCGCGCGGTTTCGCGCAGCCGAAGGTCACCCTCGACGGCCGCACCGAGTCGATCGCCGAAGTCGCGCAGGCGCAGGGCGAGGACAACCTGTTCTACGCCCCCTTCAAGCAGATGCCGGCGACGATTCCCGCCGCGGTGCAGGCGCAACTGCGTGCGCAAGCGCAAGCGGCGATCGCCAAGCAGGTGGCGCCCGCCTACGCCAAGCTGCTGCGCTTCATGCGCGAGGACTACCTGCCCAAGACGCGTCCGGCGCTGGCCATCGAGTCGGTACCCGACGGCGCCGCCTACTACCGTGCGCAGATCCGCGAATACACCACGCTGGACATGACCCCGGAACAGATCCACGCGGTCGGCCTGAAGGAAGTGGCGCGCCTGCGCAAGGAGATGGACCAGACCATCGCCGACAGCGGCTTCAAGACTCCGGCCGGGCAGCAGACCTTCCCCGCGTTCCTGAACTACCTGCGCACCGATCCACGGTTCTACGCCAAGACCCCGGAGGAGCTGCTGAAGGACGCGGCCTGGATCGCCAAGCGGGTGGACGCCAAGGTCGGCGACTACATCGGCCGCCTGCCGCGGCGCCGCTTCGCGATCGAACCGGTGCCGGCGGAGCTGGCGCCGTTCTACACCGGCGGCCGCGGCGGCCCCGGCATCTACCTGGTCAACACCTACGACCTGCCGTCGCGCCCGCTGTACAACCTGACCGCGCTGACCCTGCACGAGTCCTCGCCCGGCCACGCGCTGCAGATGCCGCTGGCGGCCGAGCAGGACAACCTGCCGGACTTCCGCCGCTACACCTTCATCTCCGCCTACGGCGAAGGCTGGGCGGTGTATTCGGAGTACCTGGGGCAGGAGATGGGCCTGTACGACACGCCGTACGACCGCTTCGGCTACCTGACCTACCAGATGTGGAGGGCATGCCGGCTGGTGATCGACACCGGCATCCACCACTACGGCTGGACCCGCGCGCAGGCGCAGGCTTATCTGCGCGACAACACCGCGCTGAGCGAGCACGAGGTCACCACCGAGGTGGACCGCTACATCGCCTGGCCGGGGCAGGCGCTGTCCTACTATCTGGGCGAGCTGAAGATCATCGAGTTGCGGCGCAAGGCCGAGGCCGCGCTGGGCGAGAAATTCGACATCCGCGCCTTCCACGACGCGATCCTGGAAACCGGCTCGGTGCCGCTGCCGGTGCTGGAGCAGCGCATCGATCGTTTCATCGCCGAGGGTGGCAAGTCGCCGTGGGCGCAGGAGGCTTCAAAACAGTAG
- a CDS encoding DUF885 domain-containing protein has protein sequence MKFARLFVPCALAAALLGACQPATPPASPQPAAAAGAPAQQPGQAFAALLDAQWQYQLEHHPEFASIIGDTRYNDRWSDYSPAALQAEQQATADFLRRFEAIDGKALSAQDQLSLQMMLRQLRDRLEAIALNNDAMPLEPVGGIQLALPGYAQAFPFASVKDYEDYIKRLQAIPALLDQVVALSRAGAKHGLVQPKYLLERIPAQVRAIAAPAGADSPFALPLKTFPDAVPAAERARLREAMLAAIDQQVRPAYAKLADFVADEYAPQGRAQEGLWSLPDGERRYRYAIHTQTTTDKSPEQIHQIGLAEVARIEGEMSTIAKQLGYADLAALRKAVARDRKFFASSREQILQRYRDDIAQMQPQLPKLFGTLPKTPLEVRAMAEFRSTAPGAEYWQSDAQGSKPALVMVNTSDYAQRTLVNIEATAYHEGVPGHHLQISLAQSLPLPPFRQQSSYNAYVEGWALYAERLGKDVGFYKDPYSDYGRLAGELLRANRLVLDTGVHYKRWTRQQMIDFFHAHPSDDEPSIQAETDRYIVWPGQALGYKLGELDILALREKAKRELGARFDIRAFHDQILGGGAMPLDLLDARIDAWIAQAKAGASATSEKPQ, from the coding sequence ATGAAATTCGCCCGCCTGTTCGTCCCCTGCGCGCTGGCCGCGGCGCTGCTGGGCGCCTGCCAGCCGGCCACGCCGCCCGCGTCGCCGCAGCCGGCGGCCGCGGCGGGCGCGCCAGCGCAACAGCCGGGCCAGGCCTTCGCCGCCTTGCTCGACGCGCAGTGGCAGTACCAGCTCGAACACCATCCGGAGTTCGCCAGCATCATCGGCGACACGCGCTACAACGACCGCTGGAGCGATTATTCGCCGGCGGCGTTGCAGGCCGAGCAGCAGGCCACCGCGGATTTCCTGAGGCGTTTCGAGGCGATCGACGGCAAGGCGCTGTCGGCGCAGGACCAACTGAGCCTGCAGATGATGCTGCGCCAGTTGCGCGACCGGCTGGAGGCGATCGCGCTGAACAACGACGCGATGCCGCTGGAGCCGGTCGGCGGCATCCAGCTGGCGCTGCCGGGTTACGCGCAGGCGTTCCCGTTCGCCAGCGTCAAGGACTACGAGGACTACATCAAGCGCCTGCAAGCGATTCCGGCGCTGCTCGACCAGGTCGTGGCGCTGTCGCGCGCCGGCGCCAAGCACGGGCTGGTGCAGCCGAAATACCTGCTCGAGCGGATCCCGGCGCAGGTGCGCGCGATCGCCGCGCCGGCCGGCGCCGACAGTCCGTTCGCGTTGCCGCTGAAGACCTTCCCCGACGCGGTGCCGGCGGCCGAGCGCGCGCGCCTGCGCGAGGCGATGCTCGCGGCGATCGACCAGCAGGTGCGTCCGGCCTACGCCAAGCTGGCCGATTTCGTCGCCGACGAATACGCGCCGCAGGGCCGCGCGCAGGAAGGGCTGTGGTCGCTGCCCGATGGCGAGCGCCGCTACCGCTACGCGATCCATACCCAGACCACCACCGACAAATCGCCCGAGCAGATCCACCAGATCGGCCTGGCCGAAGTGGCGCGCATCGAGGGCGAGATGAGCACCATCGCCAAGCAGCTCGGCTATGCCGACCTGGCCGCGTTGCGCAAGGCGGTGGCGCGCGACCGCAAGTTCTTCGCCAGTTCGCGCGAGCAGATCCTGCAGCGCTACCGCGACGACATCGCGCAGATGCAGCCGCAGCTGCCCAAGCTGTTCGGCACCTTGCCGAAGACGCCGCTGGAAGTGCGCGCGATGGCCGAGTTCCGCAGCACCGCGCCGGGCGCCGAGTACTGGCAGAGCGATGCGCAAGGCAGCAAGCCGGCGCTGGTGATGGTCAACACCAGCGACTACGCGCAGCGCACCCTGGTCAACATCGAGGCCACCGCGTATCACGAAGGCGTGCCCGGGCATCACCTGCAGATCTCGCTCGCGCAGAGCCTGCCGTTGCCGCCGTTCCGCCAGCAATCCAGCTACAACGCCTACGTGGAAGGCTGGGCGCTGTATGCCGAACGCCTGGGCAAGGATGTGGGCTTTTACAAGGATCCTTACAGCGACTACGGTCGCCTGGCCGGCGAGCTGCTGCGCGCCAACCGCCTGGTACTGGACACCGGCGTGCACTACAAGCGCTGGACCCGGCAGCAGATGATCGATTTCTTCCACGCGCATCCGTCCGACGACGAGCCCAGCATCCAGGCCGAGACCGACCGCTACATCGTGTGGCCGGGCCAGGCGCTGGGCTACAAGCTCGGCGAGCTCGACATCCTGGCGCTGCGCGAGAAGGCCAAGCGCGAACTTGGCGCGCGCTTCGACATCCGCGCCTTCCACGACCAGATCCTCGGCGGCGGCGCGATGCCGCTGGACCTGCTCGACGCACGCATCGACGCCTGGATCGCGCAGGCCAAGGCCGGCGCATCCGCCACTTCGGAGAAACCGCAATGA
- a CDS encoding M24 family metallopeptidase, with amino-acid sequence MSASAQIGGLSLAMAQAQLAPWPAQAPPIQPQEYRQRLARARELLRAHGADALLIGAGASLRYFTGVAWGASERLVAMLLTAEGDPLLICPAFEDGSLDAVLRIPVRKRLWEEHEDPHALVAEALSELGAQALALDPGIAFAVHSGLSAVLDRVAIRDATPIVDGCRMRKSAAELALMQQACDMTLQVQRLAAGLIHAGITTAELVRFIDQAHRALGADNGSTFCIVQFGHATAYPHGIPGVQTLRPGELVLIDTGCTVHGYHSDITRSYIFGKPSEKQRRIWQLEHDAQAAAFAAVRPGVSCAAVDQAAREVLQAAGLGPDYCLPGLPHRTGHGCGMSIHEAPYLVRGNALALAPGMCCSNEPMIVVPGEFGVRLEDHFYVTEHGAQWFTPPSPAIDRPFA; translated from the coding sequence ATGAGCGCATCCGCGCAGATCGGCGGGCTGAGCCTGGCCATGGCGCAGGCGCAACTGGCGCCGTGGCCGGCGCAGGCGCCGCCGATCCAGCCGCAGGAATACCGGCAGCGGCTGGCGCGGGCGCGCGAGCTGCTGCGCGCGCACGGCGCCGATGCGTTGCTGATCGGCGCCGGCGCCTCGCTGCGCTATTTCACCGGCGTGGCGTGGGGCGCCAGCGAGCGCCTGGTGGCGATGCTGCTGACCGCCGAGGGCGATCCGCTGCTGATCTGCCCGGCGTTCGAGGACGGCTCGCTGGACGCGGTGCTGCGCATTCCGGTGCGCAAGCGGCTGTGGGAAGAACACGAGGATCCGCATGCGCTGGTCGCCGAGGCGCTGAGCGAACTCGGCGCGCAGGCGCTGGCGCTGGATCCGGGCATCGCCTTCGCCGTGCACAGCGGGCTGAGCGCGGTGCTGGACCGGGTCGCGATCCGCGACGCGACGCCGATCGTGGATGGCTGCCGCATGCGCAAGTCGGCGGCGGAACTGGCGCTGATGCAGCAGGCCTGCGACATGACCCTGCAGGTGCAGCGGCTGGCCGCCGGCCTGATCCACGCAGGCATCACCACCGCCGAGCTGGTGCGCTTCATCGACCAGGCGCATCGCGCGCTCGGCGCCGACAACGGTTCCACCTTCTGCATCGTGCAGTTCGGCCATGCCACCGCGTATCCGCACGGCATCCCCGGGGTGCAGACGTTGCGCCCAGGCGAGCTGGTGCTGATCGATACCGGCTGCACCGTGCACGGTTACCACTCCGACATCACCCGCAGCTACATCTTCGGCAAGCCGAGCGAGAAGCAGCGGCGCATCTGGCAGCTGGAGCACGACGCGCAGGCGGCCGCGTTCGCCGCGGTGCGTCCGGGCGTGAGTTGCGCCGCGGTGGACCAGGCGGCGCGCGAGGTGCTGCAGGCGGCGGGCCTGGGCCCGGACTATTGCCTGCCGGGATTGCCGCACCGCACCGGCCATGGTTGCGGCATGAGCATCCACGAGGCGCCGTACCTGGTGCGCGGCAACGCGCTGGCATTGGCGCCCGGCATGTGCTGCAGCAACGAGCCGATGATCGTGGTGCCGGGCGAGTTCGGCGTGCGCCTGGAAGACCATTTCTACGTCACCGAACACGGCGCGCAGTGGTTCACGCCGCCGTCGCCGGCGATCGATCGGCCGTTCGCCTGA
- a CDS encoding aldehyde dehydrogenase family protein — protein sequence MSMQPLLLAGHWQPSLEARGSFRAEDPRDGNAFGPEFPISGAADLEAALSAAVLVADALAAAAPERIAGFLDSYAAAIDADVEQLVALAHAETGLPVEPRLAKVELPRASGQLRQAAQAVRSHSWTQPVIDTAAGLRAQLGPLHKPVLVFGPNNFPFAFNAVAGSDFASAIAARNPVIAKAHPSHPATSQRLAQLAHQALLDNGLPAAAVQLLYHFDNTLGLELAGDPRLGAIGFTGSRAGGLALKAAADRAGVPAYVELSSVNPVFLLPGVLAERGTALAQEFFASCTMGSGQFCTNPGIVVVPEGEDGDAFVAAASAHFAGAAPSLLFSRGVLEHLQRGVATLRNAGASVLAGGEAAPEPGYRHAPTLLAVSAQAFGQQPEALQTEAFGPVSLVVRAAGLAQMTALAHSLEGNLTGTVYRAADGSDDVLFAALAAALRPRVGRLICNKMPTGVAVSAAMNHGGPYPSTGHPGFTAVGMPAAIRRFAALHSYDGLPDALLPELLRDRNPGGVQRLIDGQWSVADVERAA from the coding sequence ATGAGCATGCAGCCGCTGTTGCTTGCCGGCCACTGGCAGCCCTCGTTGGAGGCGCGCGGCAGCTTCCGCGCCGAGGACCCGCGCGACGGCAACGCGTTCGGACCGGAGTTCCCGATCAGCGGCGCCGCCGATCTGGAAGCGGCGCTGAGCGCGGCGGTGCTGGTCGCCGACGCGCTGGCCGCGGCGGCGCCCGAACGCATCGCCGGGTTCCTCGACAGCTACGCCGCGGCGATCGATGCCGACGTGGAGCAGTTGGTCGCGCTGGCGCACGCCGAAACCGGCTTGCCGGTGGAGCCGCGCCTGGCCAAGGTGGAGTTGCCGCGCGCCAGCGGGCAGCTGCGCCAGGCCGCGCAGGCGGTGCGCAGCCATAGCTGGACGCAGCCGGTGATCGATACCGCGGCCGGCCTGCGCGCGCAGCTGGGGCCGCTGCACAAGCCTGTGCTGGTGTTCGGGCCGAACAATTTCCCGTTCGCGTTCAACGCGGTGGCCGGCAGCGATTTCGCCTCGGCCATCGCCGCGCGCAATCCGGTCATCGCCAAGGCGCATCCGTCGCATCCGGCCACCAGCCAGCGCCTGGCGCAGCTCGCGCACCAGGCACTGCTGGACAACGGCCTGCCGGCCGCGGCGGTGCAGTTGCTGTACCACTTCGACAATACGCTGGGCCTGGAACTGGCCGGCGATCCGCGGCTGGGCGCGATCGGCTTCACCGGTAGCCGTGCCGGCGGACTGGCGCTGAAGGCGGCGGCCGACCGCGCCGGGGTGCCGGCCTACGTCGAGTTGTCCAGCGTCAATCCGGTGTTCCTGCTGCCGGGCGTGCTGGCCGAACGCGGCACCGCGCTGGCGCAGGAATTCTTCGCCTCGTGCACGATGGGCAGCGGCCAGTTCTGCACCAATCCCGGCATCGTGGTGGTGCCCGAGGGCGAAGACGGTGATGCGTTCGTCGCCGCGGCCAGCGCGCACTTCGCCGGCGCCGCGCCTAGCCTGTTGTTCTCGCGCGGCGTGCTCGAGCATCTGCAGCGCGGCGTGGCCACGCTGCGCAATGCCGGCGCCAGCGTGCTGGCCGGCGGCGAAGCCGCGCCAGAGCCGGGCTATCGGCATGCGCCGACCTTGCTGGCGGTTTCGGCGCAGGCCTTCGGGCAACAGCCCGAGGCGCTGCAGACCGAGGCGTTCGGCCCGGTCAGCCTGGTGGTGCGCGCCGCCGGCCTGGCGCAGATGACCGCGCTGGCGCACAGCCTGGAGGGCAACCTCACCGGCACCGTGTACCGTGCCGCCGACGGCAGCGACGACGTGCTGTTCGCCGCGTTGGCCGCCGCGCTGCGGCCGCGGGTGGGACGCCTGATCTGCAACAAGATGCCGACCGGCGTGGCGGTCAGTGCGGCGATGAATCACGGCGGCCCGTACCCGAGCACCGGCCATCCGGGCTTCACCGCGGTCGGCATGCCGGCGGCGATCCGCCGCTTCGCCGCGCTGCACAGCTACGACGGCCTGCCCGATGCGCTGCTGCCGGAACTGCTGCGCGACCGCAATCCCGGCGGCGTGCAGCGCCTGATCGACGGCCAGTGGAGCGTGGCCGACGTGGAGCGCGCGGCATGA
- a CDS encoding dihydrodipicolinate synthase family protein translates to MSKASFWYGVLPAITTPFNADGSIDHAFLARHAQVMVDAGCTAIVPLGSLGEAATLSFDDKVAILKTLVQALDGRIPVVPGIAALSTDEAVRLAQAARQVGCGGIMVLPPYVYSTDWREMGAHARAVIAATDLPVILYNNPVAYKTDFSPAQIAELAAEFPQLQAVKESSGDVRRFAALGELLNDRLVLLVGMDDAIVEGLSMGAKGWIAGLVNAYPKESVKLFELARDGGYPAAKALYDWFLPLLRLDTVPKFVQLIKLVQEKVGLGNERVRAPRLVVDGAEREAALKVIDHAIATHPGL, encoded by the coding sequence ATGAGCAAGGCTTCTTTCTGGTACGGCGTGCTGCCGGCCATCACCACTCCGTTCAACGCCGACGGCAGCATCGACCACGCGTTCCTGGCCAGGCATGCGCAGGTCATGGTCGACGCCGGCTGCACCGCGATCGTGCCGCTGGGTTCGCTCGGCGAGGCCGCCACGCTCAGCTTCGACGACAAGGTCGCGATCCTGAAGACCCTGGTGCAGGCGCTGGACGGCCGCATCCCGGTGGTGCCGGGCATCGCCGCGCTGTCCACCGACGAGGCCGTGCGCCTGGCGCAGGCGGCCAGGCAGGTCGGCTGCGGCGGGATCATGGTGCTGCCGCCGTACGTGTACTCCACCGACTGGCGCGAGATGGGCGCGCATGCGCGTGCGGTCATCGCCGCCACCGACCTGCCGGTGATCCTGTACAACAACCCGGTCGCCTACAAGACCGATTTCAGCCCGGCGCAGATCGCCGAGCTGGCCGCCGAATTCCCGCAGCTGCAAGCGGTCAAGGAATCCTCCGGCGACGTGCGCCGCTTCGCCGCGCTGGGCGAGCTGCTCAACGACCGCCTGGTGCTGCTGGTGGGCATGGACGATGCGATCGTCGAAGGCCTCAGCATGGGCGCCAAGGGCTGGATCGCCGGCCTGGTCAATGCGTATCCGAAGGAGTCGGTGAAGCTGTTCGAGCTGGCCCGCGACGGCGGCTATCCGGCGGCCAAGGCGCTGTACGACTGGTTCCTGCCGCTGCTGCGCCTGGACACCGTGCCCAAGTTCGTGCAGCTGATCAAGCTGGTGCAGGAGAAGGTCGGCCTGGGCAACGAGCGCGTGCGCGCGCCGCGCCTGGTCGTCGACGGCGCCGAGCGCGAAGCGGCGCTGAAGGTGATCGACCACGCCATCGCCACCCATCCCGGGCTCTGA
- a CDS encoding NAD(P)/FAD-dependent oxidoreductase, which produces MAEPRALQYDVVVAGAGPAGLAAALAAAGHGRRVALVDLQARAGGQIWRHDVTHAPPRLAARVLAQLAASRIDFLAQTQLLMAQDRQLLADGPQGARWIGYDALVLATGARELLLPFPGWTLPGVTGAGGAQALAKQGWPLAGKRVLVAGSGPLLLASAATLRRHGAQVLGIVEQAPLRALAGFAAQLPWRWPDKALQALSLRAQLAGVRYHSGSVVLAAQGDGQLQSVEIDGPRGRRSVECDQLAVGYGLVPNVELAQLLGCRLARSGAHPCVAVDAQLRTSVAGVYAAGEALGIGGRDCARVEGAITGHLAAGQEAAAQALQPQRHRARAFAALLQRQFALDPRIHALAADDTLVCRCEDVPLSALRGHADLREAKLVSRCGMGACQGRICGSALTELGLAPRHDDFSDDGRRPPLFPVRLDALAQSLPDPFLSEPPLTTLDKV; this is translated from the coding sequence ATGGCTGAGCCGCGCGCGCTGCAGTACGACGTGGTCGTGGCCGGTGCCGGTCCGGCCGGACTGGCGGCGGCGTTGGCCGCCGCCGGGCACGGCCGGCGCGTGGCGCTGGTCGATCTGCAGGCGCGCGCCGGCGGCCAGATCTGGCGCCACGACGTGACCCATGCGCCGCCGCGGCTGGCCGCGCGCGTGCTGGCGCAGCTGGCGGCGAGCAGGATCGACTTTCTGGCGCAGACCCAGTTGCTGATGGCGCAGGACCGGCAACTGCTGGCCGATGGCCCGCAGGGCGCGCGCTGGATCGGCTACGACGCGCTGGTGCTGGCCACCGGCGCGCGCGAACTGCTGCTGCCGTTCCCCGGCTGGACCTTGCCTGGCGTCACCGGCGCCGGCGGCGCGCAGGCGCTGGCCAAGCAGGGCTGGCCGCTGGCCGGCAAGCGCGTGCTGGTCGCCGGCAGCGGTCCGCTGCTGCTGGCCAGCGCGGCGACGCTGCGCCGCCACGGCGCGCAGGTGCTGGGCATCGTCGAACAGGCCCCGCTGCGTGCGCTGGCCGGTTTCGCCGCGCAGCTGCCGTGGCGCTGGCCGGACAAGGCGTTGCAGGCGCTGAGCCTGCGCGCGCAACTGGCCGGGGTGCGTTATCACAGCGGCAGCGTGGTGCTGGCGGCGCAGGGCGACGGCCAGCTGCAGTCGGTGGAGATCGACGGCCCGCGCGGCCGCCGCAGTGTCGAGTGCGACCAGCTGGCGGTCGGCTACGGCCTGGTGCCGAACGTGGAGCTGGCGCAACTGCTCGGCTGCCGCCTGGCGCGCAGCGGCGCGCATCCGTGCGTGGCGGTGGACGCGCAATTGCGTACCAGCGTTGCAGGCGTGTACGCCGCCGGCGAGGCGCTGGGCATTGGCGGGCGCGATTGCGCGCGCGTCGAAGGCGCCATCACCGGGCACCTGGCGGCCGGGCAGGAGGCCGCGGCGCAGGCGTTGCAACCGCAGCGGCACCGCGCGCGCGCGTTCGCCGCGCTGCTGCAGCGCCAGTTCGCGCTGGACCCGCGCATCCACGCGCTGGCCGCGGACGACACGCTGGTGTGCCGCTGCGAAGACGTGCCGCTGTCGGCGCTGCGCGGCCATGCCGACCTGCGCGAGGCCAAGCTGGTCTCGCGCTGCGGCATGGGCGCCTGCCAGGGCCGCATCTGCGGCAGCGCGCTGACCGAGCTGGGATTGGCGCCGCGGCACGACGATTTTTCCGACGACGGCCGCCGGCCGCCGCTGTTCCCGGTGCGCCTGGACGCGCTCGCCCAATCGCTTCCCGATCCATTTCTTTCCGAACCTCCACTCACAACCCTCGACAAGGTGTAA
- a CDS encoding (2Fe-2S)-binding protein, whose amino-acid sequence MLRLRINGQAVEVLDGSSVAAAVAQVAVHFRRSRNGQPRAPLCGMGVCSECRVRIDGVGQLRACITPVRDGMQVWTDG is encoded by the coding sequence ATGCTGCGCCTTCGGATCAATGGCCAGGCCGTCGAGGTGCTGGACGGCAGCAGCGTGGCTGCGGCGGTGGCGCAGGTGGCTGTGCATTTCCGCCGCTCGCGCAACGGCCAGCCGCGCGCGCCGCTGTGCGGCATGGGCGTGTGCAGCGAATGCCGGGTGCGCATCGACGGCGTCGGCCAGTTGCGCGCCTGCATCACCCCGGTGCGCGACGGCATGCAGGTGTGGACCGATGGCTGA
- a CDS encoding NAD(P)/FAD-dependent oxidoreductase, whose protein sequence is MSGFDLIVVGAGIVGAACADAAAAAGLRVAIVESGTIGGGSTAAAMGHLVAMDEDPAELALSAYSLRLWEEFAHLPAAEFSRCGTLWVARQARELEAIPAKIQRLAAAGVRAEAVDADALYRLEPALVPGLAGGMRVVAEAVVYPPRMARHLLERALSAGAQLYAGRRALALAASGLRLDDGSTLRGPVLVATGCALPELLPELPMRARKGQLVITDRYPGFVGHQLLELGYADSAHGSDGSSVAFNVQPRPTGQILIGSSREFDASDRSVSMPMLQRMLERAFAFLPALRQLQAIRVWTGLRPATPDGRPYLGAVPERADVWVAAGHEGLGVTTALGSARLLLDLLLQRTPALDPAPFAPARALS, encoded by the coding sequence ATGAGCGGTTTCGACCTGATCGTCGTCGGCGCCGGCATCGTCGGCGCGGCCTGCGCCGATGCGGCCGCGGCCGCCGGGTTGCGGGTGGCGATCGTCGAGTCGGGCACGATCGGCGGCGGTTCCACCGCCGCGGCGATGGGGCATCTGGTGGCGATGGACGAGGATCCGGCGGAGCTGGCGCTGTCGGCGTATTCGCTGCGCCTGTGGGAAGAATTCGCGCACTTGCCGGCGGCCGAGTTCAGCCGCTGCGGCACGCTGTGGGTGGCGCGGCAGGCGCGCGAGCTGGAGGCGATCCCGGCCAAGATCCAGCGCCTGGCCGCGGCCGGGGTGCGCGCCGAGGCGGTCGATGCTGACGCGCTGTACCGGTTAGAGCCGGCGCTGGTGCCGGGCCTGGCCGGCGGCATGCGCGTGGTCGCCGAGGCGGTGGTGTATCCGCCGCGCATGGCGCGGCATCTGCTCGAGCGTGCGCTGTCCGCCGGTGCGCAGTTGTACGCCGGGCGCCGCGCGCTGGCGCTGGCCGCCAGCGGGCTGCGCCTGGACGACGGCAGCACGCTGCGCGGGCCGGTGCTGGTCGCCACCGGCTGCGCGCTGCCGGAGCTGTTGCCGGAGCTGCCGATGCGCGCGCGCAAGGGCCAGTTGGTCATCACCGACCGCTATCCCGGCTTCGTCGGCCACCAGTTGCTGGAGCTGGGCTATGCCGACAGCGCGCACGGCAGCGACGGCAGCAGCGTGGCGTTCAACGTGCAGCCGCGGCCGACCGGGCAGATCCTGATCGGTTCCTCGCGCGAGTTCGATGCCAGCGACCGCAGCGTGTCGATGCCGATGCTGCAACGCATGCTCGAGCGCGCGTTCGCGTTCCTGCCGGCGTTGCGCCAGTTGCAGGCGATCCGGGTGTGGACCGGGCTGCGTCCGGCCACGCCCGACGGCCGTCCCTACCTGGGCGCGGTGCCGGAGCGTGCCGACGTGTGGGTCGCGGCCGGCCACGAAGGGCTGGGCGTGACCACCGCGCTGGGCAGCGCGCGCCTGTTGCTGGATCTGCTGCTGCAGCGCACGCCCGCGCTGGACCCGGCGCCGTTCGCGCCGGCGCGGGCGCTGTCGTGA